The genomic region TCACAGGGCGAGTTTCGAAGTTTGTGGACAGATCTTTTTCACGCAACTTGCCCTACTGATTTTCGGATAAGACAATCGGAATATCGGGCAGCATTCCATTTCGTTTAAAGCGTACTCTGATTATTTGTTCGTTCTTTAAAGAATGTTTGTGAGAAGATTGAAACActaatgagaaaaaaatgggaaatgaaTCAGTATGGAGAACGTTTGTTGTGCATTAGAAATGAACATTACAGTATGAGACGCAATTTGTAAAGCGATTCTAATTGCTTTAAATCCCCTTCAATGTACGAGAAAAATCTGTACATGCATTTAAGCTAAAATAATGTGAAGTTTTCCGTCTGCATACATGTACCGGTCACGTGCCTGTTCTGCTCGCAATCACCAATCTGTGCCGGGTGGAGTTTTACCCGTGGAAGTTTTCCTTCAAACCGACCCGATGTACCGGGAATGCCGCAAATGCCGTACGCATAATGTTTCTCCTCATCGAGAGACGTGCACATTCCGGCGCATGCTGCTGCCGCTACTGCAAGCGTCGTTGTtatcaaaattgaaatggaGAAAATATTTCCATCCTTTCGCCGGCACCGCCTCTATCCATTGGCGCCCCATTTTCCGAGGACGTTTTCCGGTGACACCTGGCCGGGAAAGGGGGTTGTTGCACAGAGGTCGAGGCGAGGTTGATATTTTCACCTCTATTAACGCACATATGTGCCGGCAGGTGACGCGCGTACCGAGACCTTCTGGCCATCGTACGTGGGCTCCGGCGTGGAGTGGAATTTGCTTTTAGCTAAACGGTTACCGTGCGTCGTTGCGGTGCGATGCTTTTAAGCGTGTGACTCTCTGGCGTGAGTTGAACACATTCTATTGGGGCGTCGGAATAATGCGTCGGTACGTTTACCGTGTCGTTCGGGAAAACATGACTGCACTTTGGAActtatgtttgtgtgtgtgtgcgtgtgactGTGaggaatccgtcaaatggaaTTGGCACAACCCCGGGGGGTGGGTtagaatggaaaatgtttgatttattttagaggatgaattatttaaagcagcgctttgctttctacTTCCACTATCTATCTCTACTCTTGTTTCTTCGGTAGTTGTTTTAGACACGTTTTGTTGGTCGATTCTTTTCCAACTCCCCTGACACAACATTATCCTTATCTATCTACGTCTTTACGAAAACTAGTTTCAGAGTCTTTTTTGTGCATCTAACTGTTTGTGGGGAAATTGATTTCCATGTGTTGCTTAAGACAGGATCGATTTCGGGTGGCAAAAATTCATCCCTAGTATGATCCTTCACCCACACTcagaaaacatgaaaaccaCAAGCAACGCAACTTTCACGACAGTGCTTAAAAAGCTTTTACCTAGTTTCTTATCGATAGGCCGTCGAGCGATGGagtgaagttttgttttttccggGCATCGAAAAGTTCcgtaatagaaaaataaaagttaagcTCACTCGCTTCGGCgcggaaaaaggaaactaagaaacaaaataaaccggATCGAGTGCACACTTTTAAATTTGCCTTAGGAACCAAGTTTTCAGGTGTGAATTTTGTGGCGGAAGCTCACGCGTTGCAAACTCACTTTCCGGTGACCTGATTGCGCAGGCTTAATGtctatatgtgtgtgtgtgtgtgtgtgtgtgtcgggaTGTGTGAGGGGtaggttttttgttggttacGGTCCCATTAGAAGTGTGTAGCGCCCTTCGAGTGTCGGATTCTGTAAAAGTCGAGCGCAAAGTTTTATCATGCAGGTCTTGTCTGAAGAGTTCGTTTAGGCCTGAACGCACCGGCATTCAAATACACAACCGAAAATGGAACGGAGCAAAAATACAACCCCACATTCtctaaaaaaaggaaaaaaaacgtaaaagaGTCGGGGGGGAGGGTAAAAGTTGGCTCAATTTCATTTCCTCCAGCGGAAAACCGCATGACTTCGGCCGTGCTCGTGGGtcggtgttttggaatggcgGAGGTTTCCCCCAAGATCCTTTGTCGGCAGGGCGAGGGCCCTGAGGTGACGCACACGAGTGTGTGCGCCCTCGTCGATGCGTGATGCTGGCGGTGAATCTTTCTGGCACGCTGAGGGACACTTTGATCTTGATACCGGGAACTTTCTAAGTCGgagtacgtacgtacgtccGGGTCGTGCCAGGGAGCTGCTCGTACAACGGCACTCTCGGTCTCGGTGACATTCGGGACGAGGCCTTTTCCCTGCCAACCCGCTGGAAGCTTCGTTCCCCAAATGAATGTAATTACACGTGTTGGACTGACAAAAACATCGATAGCAAACGGAACGGGGCCGCTTTGATGATGCTCGGGGCGTGGTAAGGGTGCTGAAATATGGCTCGGTTGGAGCCAGCATGGTTTCCGGGCCGATAGTGCTGCTTCCGCTTGACAATCTCATTTCACCCGTCGGTGTTGTGTAGTGTTTTGTGTTCGTCGAATGGTGTGAGTAAGATATGACACCACCCCCAGGTATGGCTGCGTCTATGCGTTATTGCATCCATGCTCGTGATCACTTCCATTCCTAACCACgtcaattttccttttttggcaAGCAAACGCTGCTGCTGAAAAGTGTGCTAAGTAATAATCTACCTTTAGCAGTACGACAATAGGTTTTCCGTGTTTTAATGTCTTGCTAGGAACACTATGTTTATTAATTCATATCCTTGTCCGATCGTACGTCGTGAAAATGTGTGTGTCATAtaacagaaaattaaaagttATAATGTCAAACATCGTTGCTCATTAAACACCtcttttttacataatttcgtAAAAAAGAGGAATGAAAGTTAATAAATGGTAAACAATAAGAGAAATATACAGAAGTATGTGCTccataacaataataacacgGGGCAACATTATTCAAACTcaacttttacttttactaCACGCATACTTGACTTgaattcaaaatacgtttagtctttattttttatcatgaaattgaacatgttttgcttcaatttaaatttcccgGGAATTGTTCTTTTCCGCATGGTTTCTATTTTCGAATTCTCGTTGGAGAAATTGAGTTCACTTTCAAGGTGAGCCAAATTGAAACCCAACTCCGCCCTTTTTGAGAGTGTTTTTCACTTGTTTCGCTAAAGCCATCCCCGTGTTTACAATCCCCACTGCCCGATTCTTGCCAGCTGAATAAACCCGGGATGAAACTCTCTTGTTAATCAAGCAAGAGCCAGACGAGCCATGTGTAAGTCCTTTACGTGtacttgtgtatgtgtgtgtgtgtgtggctgtaTGAGTTACGGGCAACCAACTTTTGGCCGGGATTATTAACATTATACGTTCCCGGATGCACGTACATTTTGCCAGTTTTTCGCCGAAAACTCCCCCGAACCGCCCCATCCGGTGGACGAAGGTGGTGTTCGAATGAATAAGAATGATCCGGAAAAAAGGGTGCTCGCACACACATGGAAAGAAATGTTTGGGCAACGCTTTTTTCCGGAACTTTTCCAGAGGTGGGttgcttctttttgttttccgtaccGCGACGGCTTTCCCGGTTGAATCTTATTGCTTCAAAAGCGCTGGAAACATCAAATAAATGTCACAGTTGAGTGGCATCTCATGTTTCGTTTGGGCTGCTCGATGGTTACGGAGAGGATTTTCGCTAACAAGGGCTGGGTTAGGCCGAACAGATTTTGAAGATTTGTCTGACAGAAGTGGAGTTTTCCCGCCGGCACGCCCTGTTCGGTGAGCCGGGAAACCCATCCGGGTGAATAAACTTGCCGCTCTTGGTGCTTGACTTTGTTGATATCATGATTTAAAATCTAAATATAAGGCACAGAGAATTTTTTCCACGAATCCACTTCGCGTTggagtattttctttttcacttaaTGATGTATGATGCGAGCACTCTTTTATGATATCAAGTTGTTATAGAAAGGGTATTTTGGTTTAGTTCataacaacatttcaaaataatttaactAATGCGTAACTACTAATTGCGAATCACATAAATGCAATCCCCAATGAGCAATTCACACCACCACTAACAAACAACCAAGAAGAGGAACGGCTTGTCGCTCCGGGCAGATTTGCACCAGTTTATCTTGCCGACGTTGGCCCAATTTTCCTGTCGCTTGACAGTGTTTTGCCAACTTTTCTTTAGCAGAAAGCGAAGCGGTACAATGGGAACGAAACCGGCtctaaagaaaaacatgctgcGCATTCGAAACAAGCGACGATACTAGCGTCGGCGGCACCGGAGACATTGACATGATTGCATGATTTATTCGCAAAATGACAGCCGCCTTCCGGGTTTCGCACTAGATTTACGTGCTTCTTGTGTTGTTCTATTTTTTACTCCCTTTCACGCTGGTCTACCGTAGCAtggcgttttattttatgcgtTTGGTGGGCTTGGTAGCTGGCGTGTGGTACGATGAGTATGCAGTTGTATAAATGTCCATAGCAATTTATTCAATGGTTCGCCTTGAGCCTTGGACATGCAACAGTTCGGTCGTTTAACAATAAACCTATACGGTGCaagtgaatatttttcatcgCATCGAATGAAAGTAATGTGTGTTATTATTTTCTGCATTTAAcgattttcattcttttttaccGTTGTGAAGTACATGAAGTTTGTTAACATACATTCAAAATCATCTGATGCTATGATTCGCTTACACATCTTGTAAGCCCTTTTATGCCAATTGAAGTTCATCATTTATAAAATCTATATGTTTACCACACACtttatttattgttctttTTACAACTGTTCGGTTTGGAATGCGCGTCACGACTTTACCcattaaataaaatgattccATTTTGATCTATCTATTCAATATCACCTCTCTTCGTGGTCCTGTCGAGTGCGCGAtgagtggaggaaaaacagcGCACAAGGAAAAACACTCGTTAAAAGCTTTTCTGATATTTTTCCTGCTCCGAGTGCCTCCGATGAAGCCTCTGGTAATTACGGTCCTAGCTCAGTGCAATAAAATGCATTTTTATGCATTCTCATGGCGATCGACGAGCAGGAGTCCGGCCGCTTGGCGTAACTACTTATCGTGGTGCACTTATGTCgttgaaaatgataaaacgCCACACACGAGGGGACGGTAAGTGCGCTTTCCGTTCGAGAACGCCATTTGTAAACCCTTGGATGAGAATAAAAGAGAGATAAAACTGAATCGTGCTAGACACATGCCCAAAGCAGATTTCGTAGTTTTTCTTGTAATTctaatattttttacaacGTAAAGAGTTACGTGACTTCTTGCTGATAAtgctaatgttttttttgtaatggaTCAAATTGACATCATGctcgatatttgtttttgatcTTATCGTAGCTTGCATTTCAAAACACATATTTTATGGCACgtctattttttgttttgaatcatCAGTTCAGGTTCAACTATCAGtttttttatcaacaaaacttttattaaaataGAGTAAGTTTGTCATATTCTACATCTGATTTAAGGGAATACTCGGAGTTTGCTTCCTAATAGAACACGTGAACAAGCATTCTATGCCAGTTATAAAACAGAAAGTTGCGCCCCACACAAACTCCACGGTGGGGTTTTGCGCACACAGTTCACCATTTCCCGCAGAAGTTGGCTACAGCCAGCTGGCTGACAAATTAAATGTAGATTAGACGCACCGATCCTACGTTCGTTCTTTTACCCGGCGCGAACGGAAAAACCTTCCTCCATTCCATCAGGGTACTGCTTAGAACCGCTGCGGTATGGGACATTGCTGCCGCCTGCCAGCGCCAGCCGGGAgacaaaatgaaattaaaaatactcTCACGCTGGTGGAAAGTTATAATCGGTTATAATCCTTTATCCGGAAGCCATAATTTCCAGCGCACTAGCTGCATCGCTTTCCTTAAAACCGGTGTAGGTTTTTCCCCCCGGACCgaggttggtggtggttttggGCGTGCACAAATTTCTCCCCGTCGGCCTCAAAGACTCCGCTGCAAACACTATGACAGCGCGGACCGGCTGGCTGGGTCGAGTGGCGTGAGGTGAACGAGTGGTACGAGTGTTTAATTTTCTACCAAATGGCAAACGCGGTGACGACGGCGTCAACAACGGCGATGGAACCGTTGGTAGGAAGCTGTTAGTGCCTTCGCTGGGCACAGCATGCTGAAGCCACATTTGGTGGGCTGTCGGCTTTTGCATCCATGCCATCGCCGGCAGGCATCACATCGCACTTCGTTACACCATGCACCGGGGCGAGTGGCGGAAATCTTCATTTCTCCAACCAACAGCGAGAGTCCTCCGAGCCGATGTCACATTCGAGAACTGTATGTATGGCCAGCGTAAATGGttgttgtaaaataaagtCCTCCGAGGTGCACCGAGTGTACAAATGGGTGCAAGCATCCGCGCGGcgtggcgaaggaaaaaaacaagactTCCAGACTGAGTGGAAAGTAATTGCACACAAGTTGGCATGGAATAATTTGCATCTTGGATTTCGGTTCGAGCCATAAATACAGCTGACTTGTATCCATCAGAATGCGCTCTAGACGCTTAAGCTCAAGCAAGATTTATTTCGATTTCAAAAAGTACACTCTGGtacttttatttataaattcagGCAGCACTCAAAGGTTTTGAAATATCTCCTTATGCACAGTGTTAAGAACAGCGTGCAAAAtaggtttttgtgtttttttatttatgaaaaaaattatttaaaacactATTTCGGGTATGTTTTTATCCATCATTTGAATTCTATCAGGAAATGTTTGCTGGGTTCTGCTCGTGAACTAAGTTAAATACAAGAGAAGAGTGCAAAGCGATATCACTCAAACCCCGCCTGCAAAACATGTGCCTACTGATCTGCACTTGGTTCGTTCTGGCGCGAAGGCTTCGTTCGCATCGACAAACGATAACACAACCAGATTCATCTTGTTTGAAAAGTTACATCATTCTACTTATCGTGCGCCTGCTTATTTCATGCTGTATGCATGCGTCCCAATCAGGTTGAAGTGAAATCAAACTTGCTTATAGGGCGTaagtattgttttgtttaaagatTTATCGTCACCTACATGGCATCTATCTTCTCAACCAACAGGTTCGTGACTCCACTAATGTTTGATTCCTGTTCAAACCACTGATGATAGTTTGAATGTAAAAGGTTTTAACATGATTGTTAGTTAGCTAAcaattctttcttcttttgcatCATCACCAAGAGCAACTTTATCAAGTTCAGTCGAGTTATTTTTACTTCATGGTGTCGCAAAACAAGCGCGGATGTCGATATCGTTATCGTTTCTCGCGTCCACAAACGGTTTCGGTCGACCATCCAGGGGTGAACAACTCACAAAAAGACAATACTATAAAAAGCCCAACATATAAACCAGAATGATGGTAGAATGTATAAAATGActttaagaaataaaatcaaaatttcaatCAGACCTATTAAaaagtgtagggtacatttaaaatattaacatGCACAAAGGCGCTAAAATAATACtacactttttttcaaaagttgcaaactaatttttcttctcatgGAATACGTCAACCCGATATCCACAAATTTATTGCTGAACCGGTTGTCtaaatctaaaataaataaaccatagTTAAAACATCCATTATCTCAAAAAAGAGGGTTGCCAACCCCTGCATTTATCCATATAAAAGGCTCCATCAAACAGCCCAAAATCAAGTCGACCAAATTAAACGAGTTCAGTCTTGCGTGTCGAGTCACTGTGACAAATTGGCCTCAAACATGTGTTCCAATGTACGAATCCACTGTTATCGTTTTGTGCTATTTTGGACACTTTTCGCAAGTGCCGCGTGTGCTCCTGGTGCAAATTCCACCGAAAACTCGATCGCGGGATATGGATTCGAAGTGATGATGGCCAAACTTGACTACTTGCAATACAAGCTTCACGAAATGGAACTCGGGCAGAAGGAACGCGACGAAGAGTTTGCCGAGAAATTCACCAAACTTGAAggcacgatcgaaaacattcaGTGGGCCATCATCCGCCACGATCAGGATGCTGGACACAACCTGACGGCTCTTCAGGCTCATTCCCGGAAGATTCTTGCCCAACAAACGGCGTGCGCCAACCACGAAAAGATGCGTAACGAAATCTCACAGTTGACTCAAAAACTAAACCATTCTATTGGTTCCTACTCCATGCTGTCTTCGCTGGCGTCCAGTTTCAATGGAACGATAAAATCATGCAACGAATCTCCTGCAAATGAATCTGGACTCTATTGGATTCAAGTGAGCGACAATTCCATCTTTTCATCAGTGCCCTCTCGTTTGCGAGAATCGTTCAAATCGTGTAAAGAAGCTCCTGCAAATGTTTCCGGAGTCTATTGGATCCAATTGAGTGGAAATTCCTTCACATTCGAAGGGTTTTGTGAACAAAATAGTTTCGGCGGTGGATGGCTGGTAATTCAGTACCGCTACGATGGATCTCTTGACTTCTACCGGAACTGGACGGAATATCAACAAGGCTTTGGAAATATCAACAAGGAGTTTTGGATCGGGTTGGAGCGTTTATATCAACTCACATCGCAGGGACGCTACGAGCTGTTGGTTGAACTAAAGGCTTTCAATGGCAGTTATAGATATGCTCAATACGATGAGTTTCAGATCTGGAGCGAATCGGAGCAATATCCCCTAAAGAAACTTGGAACTTACAGTGGCACTGCTGAAGATGCTATGATTCGGCAGAAGGGAATGAAATTTAGTACAAAAGACCGAGATAATGATGCAAGTAGCACTAATTGTGCTGTTGAACGCGGAGGTGCGTGGTGGTATGAAAGTTGCACTGATTCCAATTTGAACGGGAAGTACATGAACCAAGACAATTCTTATTCAATGTTTTGGTCGGAAGGCTTTACTAATACCCAAGGATGGGCATATTCAAGAATGATGATTCGTAAAATTTAGAAGGAAATCCACTATATTTGATTCCTGGACAATTATCAAGCAGTTTATACAATTAAGATCACTGTCCTTTCACAACTCCATGTGAATACGCTACTTCAAGCAAATCGGCAATGCAATAGGTTGCTTTTAAtagtttattcaatttatttctatAAAATAGTCCATCAGGATCCGTATGCGGAACAATTATTGGACGAATCAAGTTTTAGATACTTACAAAAcgcaatgaatgaatgaaaaattatcattaaACTCTTGTGTAGAGTTAATATTAAAGGTTGTGTTTTACAATGCCCATAGAGAGAAATTTGAATGGGTATGTAATGTAATGGGTTGAATACAATAGAATTCACCAACAGCATGAAGTCATTGAATCAGTAATTTTTTTGCTACAAATCAACGGAAAAAACGTTTATTGTAACGTTTTCAATCAATTGCTCACTCAATAGATAGAACTGGATTTACATCAGCTGGTACATCTTGTTGCTTCAGCTATAAAAGGCTTCAAcgcatttaaaatattaattcagGCAGTGTTCTAATATTTCCCAGTTCGTTTCTTATGTTTTCGGAATTTGAGAACATTCGAATTTAGAGATTCAGATTTTTGTTGAGTCATTATCTGAAGTCATTCGTAAAATGTGTGTTGGGTGCGTTGGTCTACAGAGTCGAAGAAAGCAAACGGGAGCATCGCAATATGATTAATactattttaattgaataaaacaaatgcaaataaatataaaatttgcaaatgaaaaactatCGCACGATTTCTTCTGTCACTTGACgaacaaaaataattcaatttcttattttcttcttatttCTATTTACATCACTTGAAAATCCAATCTGTTCAAAAATGACGACCATGATGAGGTAGATGAGGCTCGTCTGGATTCGAGCTAGGAAAATGAGTgagcaaaatgaaaattgaataagCTTAATTTATTCATACACTCAGAAATTATCTTTACGGCTCACCAGAAATGAACGTTTGGCGAAGTTAATTAACAATCTTTCACTCGGGCAAGTTTGCCTGCTGCACGCCGAAACATCCGAAAGCCAACGGAGGCTCGAAGGATTTTGGTTAGGTCCGAGCCAATGATTAACCTTTCGTGGGCTGAAAGAACATCAACCCGGTTGACTGGAGTCCAACCAGCATTCCCAGGAACCCGGGAACCTCTGCATGGGTTTCGCAAATTGTTTGCTAGGCCGAGGCAGCATCTTACCGACCATCACCAGAAGGTGCAGGCTGAAGATGATGAAGTTCATCGTCGACAAAGACTTGTGAATATCTTTAcatcgcagcagcagcagcatccttTTCATCCCATCCAGTGGCCTCAAACCATGAATAATTTCTACCGAGTGTCTGTTCTCCCTTTTTCCTCCGATGGGGCGCGTGCCGGGAAATATTTTACAAGCCGAGGTTAAAAGGCAAGACCCGCTCGGTTGTACAAATCTTATCCTCCCTAACACCAACGAACCTCTAGACGTCAGGTTAAGCTCATTCGCCCTTGTG from Anopheles coustani chromosome 3, idAnoCousDA_361_x.2, whole genome shotgun sequence harbors:
- the LOC131268202 gene encoding fibrinogen-like protein A — its product is MAKLDYLQYKLHEMELGQKERDEEFAEKFTKLEGTIENIQWAIIRHDQDAGHNLTALQAHSRKILAQQTACANHEKMRNEISQLTQKLNHSIGSYSMLSSLASSFNGTIKSCNESPANESGLYWIQVSDNSIFSSVPSRLRESFKSCKEAPANVSGVYWIQLSGNSFTFEGFCEQNSFGGGWLVIQYRYDGSLDFYRNWTEYQQGFGNINKEFWIGLERLYQLTSQGRYELLVELKAFNGSYRYAQYDEFQIWSESEQYPLKKLGTYSGTAEDAMIRQKGMKFSTKDRDNDASSTNCAVERGGAWWYESCTDSNLNGKYMNQDNSYSMFWSEGFTNTQGWAYSRMMIRKI